The Archangium primigenium genomic interval GTTCTCGCCCTTGCGCAGCCCCCGCGCCCGATCCGCCCGGAGCACGTCCACCGCCCCCCGCGTCGCCTTCTCCCAGCGCGCCAGGTGGGCCGTGGCCCCGGAGAACGTCCCGGGCGCGCTGCCGTCGTAGGCCCACACCGTGCGCACCTGGGGAAACAGCGCGCGCCAGGCGTCCACGGACGTCTCCCCGCCGTTGTAACAGGCCGCGATGCACAGGTCCTCGACCCCGGCCGCCGCCCGGGGCATCGCCGCCGCGAGCTGGGCGAGGCTGCCCCGCGTGAGCGCGCCGTTCGTGAAGCCCGGTGCCTCGCCCCACAGGCTGAAGCCCCCACTGTGTCCGGACAGCACGAGCCGCGAGGGAACCACCCCGCCCTTCTCCGCCCGGGCCCACACCTGGGCCAGCTGCGCGAGCTCGTCCCGGGCATCCGGCCCCGCGCTGGCGAGCGCCGCCACCACCCGCTGGCCCTGCGCCCAGGGCAGCGCCAGACCCGCCACGAAGGACTGGAGGCCCGCCTCCGAGCGCAAGTCGTGGAGCCCCTGCCCGCCTCCCGCCCGCGCGCCCCGCACCTGATCGTCCCCCCAGGCACTGTCCCGGATCGTCGTGACCCGGGCCCCGGGATGGGACTTCTGGATCGCCTCGGCCTCCGCCTGGACATGGGGATTCATGCCCAACACCAGGACATCGTCATTCCGGCCCACCGCCCCACGGCTCATGTGCCACCACCCCCTGGCCGCGGCACGCTCCCGGCTTCATGCACGGACGGCGCGCGGCCTCCCCCACCAGGGCAAGCCCCGGGCCACGCCCTCCGTGCCCGTTCTCCGAGGGCACACGGCCCGGGCCTTCCGCCCCACGCGTCCCGAGGCGCGCGCCGCATCCCCCGCGCGGGATGGACGTCAGGGCCCCGCGTGCCGGCGCACCGACTCGACGAGCCGGTCCGCGGGCAGGGCGAAGACCCGCACGCTGTTGTTGCCCGTCATCGTCTCCGCGGCGAGCAGCGCGTTGAGGATGGCCTCCTGGGTGGCCTGCACCGTGGCCTCGAAGAGGGGATCGAGCGCGCCGTTGTCGAGCGACTCGACGCGCGCCACCCGGAGCCCCTGGGGTGCCTGGGTGGGCTGGGTGGAGAAGGCCAGGAAGAGGTCGCCCGAGGAGTCGCCGCCGATGCTGCCCATCTTCCCGAGCGCCAGGGGCACCCGCCGCGCGAGCCGCGCGAGCTGGTGGGGCAAGAGCGGCGCGTCGGTGGCCACGAGCACGATGATGGAGCCTTGGTCTCGGTTCAGCCGCTCGGGCACGGTCTTGGGGCTCTCGACGCACGGGCGCATGTCGGGGACGGAGGCCGGGGCCGCCGGGCCCGCGTAACAGGGCTGGAGGTCGGAGATCTCCCGGCCCACGGGCGCACCCTCCACGGTGAGCAGCCGGCGGACGCCGTAGTTGGCCTGCACCAGCACCCCGAGCGTGTAGCCCCCGTGCGCCTCCTCGAGCCGACGCGAGGCGGTGCCGATGCCGCACTTGAAGCCATGGCAGGTCATGCCCGTGCCGCCCCCGACATTGCCCTCGGCCACGGGCCCCCCGTGCGCGCCGTCGATGGCCCTCAGGGCATGCGTCGTCTGGATGGGGAAGGCGTTCACGTCGTTGAGCAGACCGTCATAGGTCTCCGCCGTCACCGGCAGGCCCAGCTCCCAGGCCAGGCCCCGCTGCGCGCCCCAGCGCACCACGGCATCGCGCACCACGCCCACGCTCTGGGTGGTGGTCAGCATGATGGGGCCCGTGAGCAGTCCGGACTCGTTCACCCAGTGCGTGCCCGTCATCTCCCCGTTGCCGTTGAGGTTGTAGGTGGCGGCGAAGAGGGGCTCGGCGATGCGCGCGCGGCCCCGGGGCAGCACGGCGGAGACGCCCGTGCGCACCGCGTGGGCGCCCACCCCGGCATGCAGCGTGGTGTGCCCCACCTCCACGCCGGGCACGTCGGTGATGGCGTTGAGGGGACCCGCCTGCCCTCCGAAGGTGATGCCCAGGTCACGCGCCCGGGGCCTGGCGGTCGGGGACTTCGGCGCCGGGGGGCTCGGATCGGCGGGCGCGAGGCCCAGCAGCAGCGCGGGGAGACAGGGCAGGAGGGGGTTCATGCCCGGAGCCTACGAAAACGGCGGCCCCTCCTGACACACGGGAAGGGCCGCCGGGGAACGTCGGAGCAGAAGCGGGAAGGACTACTCGGCGCGCTCGATGAGCGCCGCGGCGCCCATGCCACCGCCGATGCACATGGACACCACGCCGTAGCGGCCCTTGCGCCGACCCAGCTCGCTCAGGATGGTGGCCACCATGCGCGCGCCGGACACCCCCAGCGGGTGGCCCAGGGCGATGGCGCCGCCGTTGGGGTTGGCCTTCTCCAGCGGCACGCCCAGCTCGCGGATGCAGTGCAGCACCTGGGCGGCGAACGCCTCGTTGAGCTCGAAGACGTCGATGTCCTCGACCTTGAGGTTGTTCTTCGCCAGCAGCTTCTTCACCGCGGGCACGGGCCCGATGCCCATGATCTCCGGGGGCACGCCGGCCACCTGGAAGTCCACGAAGTAGCCCAGGGGCTTGATGCCCAGCTCCTTGGCCTTCTCCTCGCTCATCACCACCGCGGCGGCGGCGCCGTCGGTCAGCGGCGAGGCGTTACCGGCCGTCACCACGCCCTTCTGGTTGAAGGCGGGGCGCAGCTTGGCCAGACCCTCGAGCGTGGTCTCCGGGCGGAGGATGGTGTCCACGCTGACCGTCACCTGCCTGGCGTTGCCCTCGTCGTCGAAGACGGTGGTGGTGACGGGGAAGATCTCCTCGTTGAACTTGCCCTGCTCGCGCGCGGTGGCGGCGCGGCGCTGGCTCTCGTAGGCGAACTTGTCCGCGTCCTCGCGCGACACGCTGTAGCGCGAGGCGATGTTCTCCGCGGTCACGCCCATGGAGGAGTACACCTCGGGGTGCTTCTCCATGATCTCCGGGTTGGCGCTCACCTTGTTGCCGCCCATGGGCACCATGCTCATGGACTCGGTGCCACCGGCGATGGCCACGTCGATCATCCCCGACTTGATGGCCTGGGCCGCCTGGGCGATGGACTGCACGCCCGAGGAGCAGAAGCGGTTGATGGTCATGCCCGGCACGGTGTCCGGCAGACCCGCGAGCAGCGCGGCGTTGCGCGCCACGTTCATGCCCTGCTCCGCCTCGGGCATGGCGCAGCCGAGGATGACGTCCTCGACCAGCTCGGGCTTGAGGCCGGGCACGCGCGCCACGGCCTCCTTGATGGCGAGGGCCGCGAGCGTATCGGGCCGCGTATCCTTGAACTCTCCCTTGTTCGCGCGGGTGAACGGGGTGCGCACCGCGCTGGCAATCACGACTCGACCGGGCATCTGTCTAACTCCTGCCCGGGGCCACGCCCCGGGCGAAAGGACTCTGGAATCACTGGATGACGTGGGACTTCCCGTAACGCCGCCGCCTCAGTTGCGCAGCGGCTTGCCCTTCTCGAGCATGAACTGCAGCCGGTCCTGGGTCTTCTCCTCGCCGCACAGGCTCAGGAAGGCCTCCAGCTCCAGTTCCAGGAGCTTCTCCTCGGTGAGCAGCACGGAGGGGCTGGTGTCCCCGCCGGTGAGCACCCGGGCGAGCTTGCGGGCGATCTTCCGGTCGTGCGCCGACACCTGACCGTTGAGCTCCATGTCGTAGAGCATCATGTCGATGGTGGCGAAGCCGCTCGCGCCCGGCAGGCGGAAGCGCGAGGGGCGCGGCGCGCGGAAGCCCGCGTTGGCCATGCCCAGCACGCGCTGCTTGGCGTCGGACAGCAGGAAGTCGCGGTTGGCGCTGATGCCGTCCGCGGCGGTGAGGAAGCCCATGTCGCGGGCCTCCTCGGCGCTGGTGGCCACCTTGGCGGTGCCGATGTTGAGGAACGCCTTCTTGATGAAGGGGAAGGGATCGAAGTCCTTGTCCGCCGAGTAGTTCCCCATGATGTTGCGCAGGAGCATCATGGTGCCGCCGCCGCCGGGGATGAGGCCCACGCCCACCTCGACCAGGCCCATGTACGTCTCGGCCGAGGCCTGCATGGCGTTGCCGCCCAGGGACACCTCGGCGCCGCCGCCGAGCGCCAGGTTGAAGGGCGCGGTCACCACGGGCACCGGGCTGTAGCGCATGCGCTGGTTGGCCGCCTGGAGCGCGCCCGCCATCTTGCGCAGGGTGTCGAACTCGCCGCTGCGGGCCGCCCACAGCATGGAGAAGATGTTGGCGCCGGCCGAGAAGTTCGCCCCGTCGTTGCCCACCACCAGGCCCCGGAAGTTCTTCTCCGTCTCGTCGAGCGCGCGGTTCATCATCTCGATGATGCCGTCGTCGATGGAGTTCATCTTCGTGTGGAACTCGAGCAGCGTGACGCCGTCGTTCATGTCCCAGAGCGTGGCGCTGTCATTGCCGGCGATCTTCTTGTTGCCCCGGCGCAGGTACTCCACGCGCGACGTGCGGGCGTTCTCCGGCACGCGCTTGACGGACCTGGTGGGGATGTCCCAGTACGTGTCCTTGCCGTCCTCCACGCCGTAGAAGGACGTGCGGCCCGCGGCCAGCATCTCCTCCACCCAGGCGGCGGGCTTGAGGCCCAGCTCCTTCATGCGCTCCACGCCCTGCTTCACGCCGTAGGCGTCCCAGGTCTCGAACGGGCCCAGGTCCCAGCCGAAGCCCCAGCGCATGGCGCGGTCCACGTTGACCACGTCGTCGGCGATCTCCGGAATCCGGCGGCTCGCGTAGGCGAGCGAGTCGAGCGTGGTGCGCTCGGCGAACTTGGCCGCCTTGTCCTGGCCGCGCATCACCACGGCCACGCGCTCGCGCACGTTCTCCACGTCCTTGGCGGCGCCCAGCGACTCGAAGCGCACCTTGTTCTGCGCCCGGTACTCCAGGGTGTTCAGGTCCAGCGCGAGGATGTCCTTGCCGCCCGCCGCGCGGTCCTTCTTGTAGAAGCCCCCGCCGCTCTTGTCGCCGAGCATGCCCTTCTCGACCATCTTCTTGAGGAAGTCGGGCGCGGCGAACACGCCCCGCTCCTCGTCATGGCCGAGCGTGTCG includes:
- a CDS encoding P1 family peptidase: MNPLLPCLPALLLGLAPADPSPPAPKSPTARPRARDLGITFGGQAGPLNAITDVPGVEVGHTTLHAGVGAHAVRTGVSAVLPRGRARIAEPLFAATYNLNGNGEMTGTHWVNESGLLTGPIMLTTTQSVGVVRDAVVRWGAQRGLAWELGLPVTAETYDGLLNDVNAFPIQTTHALRAIDGAHGGPVAEGNVGGGTGMTCHGFKCGIGTASRRLEEAHGGYTLGVLVQANYGVRRLLTVEGAPVGREISDLQPCYAGPAAPASVPDMRPCVESPKTVPERLNRDQGSIIVLVATDAPLLPHQLARLARRVPLALGKMGSIGGDSSGDLFLAFSTQPTQAPQGLRVARVESLDNGALDPLFEATVQATQEAILNALLAAETMTGNNSVRVFALPADRLVESVRRHAGP
- a CDS encoding thiolase family protein gives rise to the protein MPGRVVIASAVRTPFTRANKGEFKDTRPDTLAALAIKEAVARVPGLKPELVEDVILGCAMPEAEQGMNVARNAALLAGLPDTVPGMTINRFCSSGVQSIAQAAQAIKSGMIDVAIAGGTESMSMVPMGGNKVSANPEIMEKHPEVYSSMGVTAENIASRYSVSREDADKFAYESQRRAATAREQGKFNEEIFPVTTTVFDDEGNARQVTVSVDTILRPETTLEGLAKLRPAFNQKGVVTAGNASPLTDGAAAAVVMSEEKAKELGIKPLGYFVDFQVAGVPPEIMGIGPVPAVKKLLAKNNLKVEDIDVFELNEAFAAQVLHCIRELGVPLEKANPNGGAIALGHPLGVSGARMVATILSELGRRKGRYGVVSMCIGGGMGAAALIERAE
- a CDS encoding 3-hydroxyacyl-CoA dehydrogenase/enoyl-CoA hydratase family protein; protein product: MTTRIRKVAVLGAGVMGSGIAAHLANSGVRALLLDIVPPKAAPGEDTASKAFRNKFTLGALANLRKQKPSPITSEASLGAIEIGNLEDDIARIGECDWVVEVVKEDLAVKQALFAKVEPHLRADAIVSSNTSGLSIQGMLEGRGASFRQRFLVTHFFNPVRYMRLLELVSGPETSPEVVQTIARFGEEVLGKGIVHGKDTTNFIANRIGTYGMMRILQDMQKAELSIEEVDKIFGPAMGRPKSAVFRTADIVGLDTFSHVAKNCFDTLGHDEERGVFAAPDFLKKMVEKGMLGDKSGGGFYKKDRAAGGKDILALDLNTLEYRAQNKVRFESLGAAKDVENVRERVAVVMRGQDKAAKFAERTTLDSLAYASRRIPEIADDVVNVDRAMRWGFGWDLGPFETWDAYGVKQGVERMKELGLKPAAWVEEMLAAGRTSFYGVEDGKDTYWDIPTRSVKRVPENARTSRVEYLRRGNKKIAGNDSATLWDMNDGVTLLEFHTKMNSIDDGIIEMMNRALDETEKNFRGLVVGNDGANFSAGANIFSMLWAARSGEFDTLRKMAGALQAANQRMRYSPVPVVTAPFNLALGGGAEVSLGGNAMQASAETYMGLVEVGVGLIPGGGGTMMLLRNIMGNYSADKDFDPFPFIKKAFLNIGTAKVATSAEEARDMGFLTAADGISANRDFLLSDAKQRVLGMANAGFRAPRPSRFRLPGASGFATIDMMLYDMELNGQVSAHDRKIARKLARVLTGGDTSPSVLLTEEKLLELELEAFLSLCGEEKTQDRLQFMLEKGKPLRN